A section of the Natronolimnobius sp. AArcel1 genome encodes:
- a CDS encoding Zn-ribbon domain-containing OB-fold protein: protein MTDSDDGGARDRVSIPEEIELPRLLDFYELQTADQTKIHEFYDNLRDGQLTTTQCRDCEAIHYPPRIVCPECTGDDLEYVDLPHEGELFAFSEVRGGLPLGLSEHDVPFVVGVVDLGPVKLSARIDDASYADLEIGDAVELKIVEIDGPTDQERVFYRFKPKHATNGEHE from the coding sequence ATGACCGACTCAGACGACGGGGGAGCGCGTGATCGGGTCTCGATTCCCGAGGAGATCGAACTCCCGCGACTGCTCGATTTCTACGAGTTACAGACCGCAGACCAGACGAAGATCCACGAGTTCTACGACAACCTCCGTGATGGACAGTTGACGACGACGCAGTGTCGCGACTGCGAGGCGATTCACTACCCGCCACGGATCGTCTGTCCGGAGTGTACGGGAGACGACCTCGAGTACGTCGACCTTCCCCACGAGGGAGAGTTGTTTGCCTTCTCGGAGGTCCGGGGCGGCCTCCCGCTGGGACTGAGCGAACACGACGTCCCGTTCGTCGTCGGCGTCGTCGACCTCGGCCCGGTGAAGCTGTCGGCTCGGATCGACGACGCCTCGTACGCCGACCTCGAGATCGGCGACGCGGTCGAACTGAAGATCGTCGAAATCGACGGCCCGACTGATCAAGAACGGGTATTCTACCGATTCAAACCCAAACACGCGACCAACGGTGAACACGAATGA
- a CDS encoding acetate--CoA ligase family protein, which yields MTATSLFDPSGIAVVGASKTEGKIGYEAMQNMAAFDGPVYPVNPSASGTVCGRQFVSSVTEIDGDCDLALLCVPAPVVPDVIEECGDAGIGAAVVFAGGFAEAGPDGEQLQERLEAAAAEGDVSVLGPNTSGFLVPSAELYATFATDVEYVPPGNVAIVAQSGGLAYSLAFHAENEGRGVSAMVGLGNRATVGFEEALEYFDSDPQTNAIMLHVEGTDDARGLLETCRSVETPVVAYNVGEQDVGDFAESHTGALTGSYELYEAGFAQYGVPTVRSVSELLDAGTALATCPEPDGPNVGVVTAQAGPGIAIADRLKRAGATLPLLSGETQDVVEEILPGITFSANPVDTGRPMPAFGDVVAAVARDDNIDIILVYELYEAALGYPTDALEELVTTVDKPIVFGTAGPESVIDDEVAELEACGVPTYRTPERAADAVGALVQYAKRNRQPDAMAADGEVTADD from the coding sequence ATGACCGCGACAAGTCTGTTCGACCCCAGCGGTATCGCCGTCGTCGGGGCGTCGAAGACAGAAGGGAAGATCGGCTACGAGGCAATGCAAAATATGGCTGCGTTCGACGGCCCAGTGTATCCAGTCAACCCGTCGGCATCGGGGACCGTCTGTGGCCGGCAGTTCGTCTCATCAGTGACCGAAATCGACGGCGACTGTGACCTGGCGCTGCTCTGTGTCCCGGCCCCGGTCGTTCCCGACGTGATCGAAGAATGTGGCGACGCCGGGATCGGCGCGGCCGTCGTCTTCGCCGGCGGCTTCGCGGAGGCCGGACCCGATGGGGAACAGTTACAGGAACGACTCGAGGCGGCCGCAGCCGAGGGTGACGTGTCGGTGCTCGGACCGAACACGAGCGGCTTTCTCGTTCCCTCGGCGGAGCTGTACGCGACCTTCGCGACCGATGTCGAGTACGTCCCACCAGGGAACGTCGCAATCGTCGCCCAGAGCGGTGGACTCGCCTACTCGCTGGCGTTTCACGCGGAAAACGAGGGCCGAGGTGTCTCCGCGATGGTTGGTCTCGGCAACCGCGCGACAGTTGGCTTCGAGGAGGCACTCGAGTACTTCGATTCCGACCCACAAACCAATGCCATCATGCTACACGTCGAGGGGACCGACGACGCCCGCGGGCTGCTCGAGACCTGCCGATCCGTCGAGACACCAGTCGTTGCCTACAACGTCGGCGAGCAGGACGTCGGCGACTTCGCCGAATCACACACGGGTGCGCTGACCGGTTCGTATGAGCTGTACGAGGCCGGCTTCGCCCAGTACGGCGTCCCAACAGTTCGGTCCGTGTCCGAGCTGCTCGACGCTGGAACGGCGCTTGCCACCTGTCCGGAACCCGACGGCCCGAACGTTGGCGTCGTTACCGCCCAGGCCGGCCCGGGGATTGCCATCGCTGATCGTCTGAAGCGAGCCGGAGCCACGCTTCCCTTGCTCTCTGGAGAGACTCAAGACGTCGTCGAGGAAATCCTCCCGGGGATCACCTTCTCCGCAAACCCAGTCGACACCGGCCGGCCGATGCCCGCGTTCGGCGACGTCGTCGCGGCCGTCGCACGCGACGACAACATCGACATCATCCTCGTCTACGAACTGTACGAAGCCGCGCTGGGCTACCCCACCGACGCGCTCGAGGAACTCGTTACGACGGTCGACAAACCCATCGTCTTCGGGACGGCCGGACCCGAATCGGTGATCGACGACGAGGTTGCCGAACTCGAGGCCTGTGGGGTGCCGACGTATCGAACACCCGAGCGAGCTGCCGACGCCGTTGGGGCGCTCGTTCAGTACGCAAAGCGAAACCGCCAGCCAGACGCGATGGCCGCAGATGGGGAGGTGACCGCCGATGACTGA
- a CDS encoding methyl-accepting chemotaxis protein, giving the protein MATTTLIDTEELVDDTDLNEVERLEYERDLWRGLFDQLVDEFPEPAFVVDDGGSITHWNDKHEPLTGITADETLGENAIDVLGTEGVEETLAEKIVRTETEIREDHIRSGGPDNDRWHLRAAGSPLRAPDGEVVGAFEYVSVVTELVEQRKEVKRVQEGISETINEAVKDLLVATETNAETNDELEGLVDHQVESLESVQMQMESLSATVEEVAASAEEVSGQSATAAELADESKQATDEIVTSVADVRDAADTLAQTSRTLEERIEEIDTIVDVIDGIADETNLLALNANIQAAQVGSGAEGFSVVANEVKQLADQSKEEVETIERIVDEVRSHTTETIESVETTLEHVDEAIEHAETVDTKQSEIKTAIDEATTGSEEIADATDEQAATAEEVATMLSNSVDGSQTIASEIQTLAETNNEQAEKVRHVRREVSELESEL; this is encoded by the coding sequence ATGGCTACCACGACCCTCATTGATACTGAGGAGCTCGTCGATGACACCGATCTCAACGAGGTCGAACGCCTCGAGTACGAACGGGATCTCTGGCGCGGACTCTTCGACCAACTGGTTGATGAGTTCCCGGAACCGGCGTTCGTCGTCGATGACGGCGGCAGCATCACACACTGGAACGACAAGCACGAACCGTTGACCGGCATCACAGCGGATGAGACGCTCGGAGAGAACGCGATTGACGTCCTCGGGACCGAAGGCGTTGAGGAAACCCTCGCAGAGAAAATCGTCCGGACGGAGACGGAGATTCGTGAGGACCACATCCGCTCGGGCGGTCCTGACAATGATCGATGGCACCTCCGTGCCGCCGGGTCGCCGCTGCGAGCGCCCGACGGCGAGGTCGTTGGTGCGTTCGAGTACGTCAGCGTCGTCACGGAACTTGTCGAGCAGCGCAAGGAAGTCAAGCGTGTTCAGGAAGGCATTAGTGAGACGATCAACGAGGCCGTCAAGGACCTCCTCGTGGCGACCGAAACGAACGCCGAGACGAACGACGAACTCGAGGGGCTTGTCGATCACCAGGTCGAGAGCCTCGAGTCGGTTCAGATGCAGATGGAGTCACTCTCGGCGACTGTCGAGGAGGTCGCCGCCAGTGCCGAGGAAGTTAGCGGCCAAAGCGCCACGGCCGCAGAATTGGCGGACGAATCGAAGCAAGCGACCGACGAGATCGTCACCTCGGTTGCTGACGTTCGGGACGCAGCGGATACGCTCGCACAGACCAGTCGCACACTCGAGGAGCGAATCGAGGAGATCGACACCATCGTCGACGTGATCGACGGGATCGCCGACGAGACAAATCTGTTGGCGCTCAACGCCAACATTCAGGCCGCACAGGTCGGCAGTGGGGCTGAAGGGTTTAGCGTCGTTGCGAACGAGGTAAAGCAACTCGCCGACCAGTCGAAGGAGGAAGTCGAGACCATCGAACGGATCGTCGACGAAGTGCGTTCACACACAACGGAGACAATCGAGAGCGTCGAGACGACACTCGAGCACGTCGACGAGGCGATTGAGCACGCCGAAACCGTCGATACCAAACAATCCGAGATCAAGACCGCCATCGACGAGGCTACGACAGGAAGCGAGGAGATTGCCGACGCAACGGATGAACAGGCTGCGACGGCCGAAGAGGTCGCGACCATGCTTAGCAACAGCGTCGACGGGAGCCAGACCATCGCAAGCGAGATCCAGACGCTCGCCGAAACCAACAACGAACAGGCTGAGAAGGTACGACACGTTCGGCGCGAAGTCAGTGAACTCGAGTCGGAGCTATAA
- a CDS encoding acetate--CoA ligase family protein, producing MTDADPIEAALADGHATLTEGDAKRLLADWGLSSPDGELVHSAAAAVDAADRLGYPVVVKVAAPTVQHKSEWADGAGVAAGLEDAEAVREAATRILEAAEEHDVAAGVYVEAGVDLSGGLEVIVGGTRDPSFGPTVLVGLGGVAVEVLQDTSHRIAPISTAEALEMTHDLEASPLFDGYRGSPAVDREAVAEAIVTVGDLLVEQESITEVEVNPLLVRAEDAVALDALVTLED from the coding sequence ATGACTGACGCTGACCCAATCGAAGCGGCGCTCGCGGACGGGCACGCGACGCTGACAGAGGGCGACGCCAAACGGCTGCTCGCAGATTGGGGACTCTCCTCGCCCGATGGCGAACTCGTCCATTCGGCAGCCGCTGCCGTCGACGCAGCTGATCGGTTGGGGTATCCCGTCGTCGTAAAGGTCGCCGCGCCGACAGTCCAGCACAAAAGCGAGTGGGCCGATGGGGCCGGCGTCGCCGCCGGACTCGAGGACGCCGAGGCGGTCCGTGAGGCCGCCACCCGCATCCTCGAGGCCGCTGAGGAACACGACGTTGCGGCCGGCGTCTACGTCGAAGCAGGTGTTGACCTTTCGGGAGGCCTCGAGGTGATCGTCGGCGGGACCCGCGATCCGTCGTTCGGCCCCACCGTCCTCGTCGGGCTGGGTGGCGTCGCTGTCGAAGTGTTACAGGACACGAGCCACCGAATCGCCCCGATCTCGACCGCCGAGGCGCTCGAAATGACGCACGACCTCGAGGCCTCACCACTGTTCGACGGCTACCGCGGGTCGCCGGCAGTTGACCGGGAGGCAGTCGCCGAGGCTATCGTCACGGTTGGCGACCTGCTCGTCGAACAGGAGTCGATCACCGAGGTGGAGGTTAATCCGCTACTCGTGCGTGCTGAGGACGCGGTTGCGCTCGACGCGCTCGTGACACTCGAGGACTGA
- a CDS encoding cupin domain-containing protein, translating into MVQEEPADLLELSDDTQSLLEQNDLRPLWEVENDMGTLIDDLEPRIWKWEDIQAAIDGIEEDVPIADLPPGFQRRVAVPINAKHAISNTIYIGVQTVSPGETAPSHRHAASALRFTIDGHEDMKTVVAGEEFPMKDNDLVTTPQWEWHDHINDGDETAAWLDVLDLPLFLDTLNNSHVFENHELERQPVTKTQGYWDSQYGRGRPAGEKSDGSIPGPFEGNREPTPPYRFGWDEMEETLRQRADNDEPDPHDGYSLAYVNPATGEAPLFPTMSFRAQLLNEGPTDPHFHNATEVYFVIEGEGVTHVDGEALEWDQWDIFVVPPDAPHHHEPDDEAILLGMTDEPILRSMNFYAEAAIDT; encoded by the coding sequence ATGGTACAGGAAGAGCCAGCGGACCTGCTAGAGCTAAGCGACGACACCCAATCCCTGCTCGAGCAGAACGACCTCCGTCCGCTCTGGGAAGTCGAAAACGACATGGGAACACTCATCGACGATCTCGAGCCGCGTATCTGGAAGTGGGAGGACATCCAGGCTGCTATCGACGGCATCGAAGAGGACGTTCCAATCGCCGACCTGCCACCGGGATTCCAGCGACGTGTCGCGGTTCCGATCAACGCGAAACACGCAATCTCGAATACGATCTACATCGGCGTGCAGACGGTCTCACCCGGCGAGACAGCGCCCTCCCACCGGCACGCGGCCAGCGCCCTTCGCTTTACTATCGATGGCCACGAGGACATGAAAACGGTCGTCGCCGGCGAGGAGTTCCCGATGAAAGACAACGACCTCGTGACGACGCCACAGTGGGAATGGCACGACCATATCAACGACGGCGACGAGACCGCAGCGTGGCTTGATGTCCTCGACCTGCCGCTGTTTCTCGACACGCTGAACAACTCCCACGTCTTCGAGAACCACGAACTCGAGCGCCAGCCGGTCACGAAGACCCAGGGCTACTGGGACTCCCAGTACGGGCGTGGTCGTCCTGCCGGCGAGAAGTCGGATGGCTCGATTCCGGGTCCGTTCGAGGGCAACAGGGAGCCGACGCCGCCGTATCGCTTCGGCTGGGACGAAATGGAAGAGACGCTGCGCCAGCGCGCCGACAACGACGAGCCGGACCCCCACGACGGCTACAGCCTCGCGTACGTCAATCCCGCTACCGGGGAGGCACCGCTGTTCCCGACGATGTCGTTTCGCGCTCAGCTGCTGAACGAGGGCCCAACTGATCCGCACTTCCACAACGCCACCGAGGTCTACTTCGTCATCGAAGGTGAGGGCGTAACCCACGTCGACGGCGAGGCCCTCGAGTGGGACCAGTGGGACATCTTCGTCGTGCCGCCGGACGCACCACACCACCACGAACCGGACGACGAGGCGATCTTGCTTGGCATGACCGACGAGCCGATCCTCCGGTCGATGAACTTCTACGCTGAGGCAGCCATCGATACGTAG
- a CDS encoding beta-ketoacyl synthase N-terminal-like domain-containing protein: MATSRNVAIVGGGHANWGERDATWKDLAQEGGKATFDAVPDVGPEDIEGLFVGAVQPERFAYQSHVAPMVAELLGIEVTEMIARTELACASGQAALRYAWLAIAAGQLDVALVLGVEKMNLGRDYMPEMQGSMANVLDREFDGVNGLSAPPFFAWYAQRHMHEHGTTREQLSQVAAKNKSNAAKTDFAHFQTEIEPEDVTESPEIAPPLHLYDCSGITDGAAGVILMSEEKAREVTDTPAWITGSGQSSMAGNSINNLPSFSGWPQARKASQNAYDQAGIEDPLEEIDIAEIHDCFSISEIIEYEELGFAERGEGGQFIEDGRSHLDGDVAVNPRGGLLGCGHPLGATGISQALEVTQQFQGEVSEDRHVADASTGLIHNLSGSGSVHSVMVLDRDPQ; the protein is encoded by the coding sequence ATGGCGACAAGCAGAAATGTTGCGATAGTCGGCGGCGGTCACGCGAACTGGGGTGAACGGGACGCCACTTGGAAGGACCTCGCTCAGGAGGGCGGGAAGGCGACGTTTGACGCCGTCCCGGACGTTGGCCCTGAGGACATCGAGGGACTGTTCGTCGGCGCAGTACAGCCCGAGCGGTTTGCCTACCAGTCCCACGTCGCGCCGATGGTGGCCGAACTGCTCGGCATCGAGGTCACCGAGATGATCGCCCGGACCGAACTGGCGTGTGCGAGCGGGCAGGCCGCGTTGCGGTACGCCTGGCTGGCCATCGCCGCCGGGCAACTGGATGTTGCGCTCGTCCTCGGCGTCGAGAAGATGAACCTCGGCCGTGACTACATGCCGGAGATGCAGGGATCGATGGCGAACGTGCTGGACCGCGAGTTCGATGGCGTCAACGGCCTGTCTGCGCCGCCGTTTTTCGCCTGGTACGCCCAGCGACACATGCACGAGCACGGGACCACCCGGGAGCAGCTGTCCCAGGTCGCAGCGAAGAACAAGAGCAACGCCGCCAAGACCGACTTCGCGCACTTCCAGACAGAGATCGAGCCTGAGGACGTCACGGAGTCGCCCGAAATCGCACCGCCGTTGCACCTCTATGACTGCAGCGGTATTACAGACGGCGCCGCAGGCGTGATCCTGATGAGCGAGGAGAAAGCCCGCGAGGTCACCGACACCCCAGCCTGGATCACAGGCAGCGGGCAGTCGTCGATGGCAGGCAACTCGATCAACAACCTTCCGTCCTTTTCGGGCTGGCCACAGGCTCGCAAGGCTTCCCAGAACGCCTACGACCAGGCCGGTATCGAAGACCCACTCGAGGAGATCGATATCGCCGAAATTCACGATTGCTTCTCGATCAGCGAGATCATCGAGTACGAGGAGTTGGGCTTCGCCGAGCGCGGCGAGGGCGGACAGTTCATCGAGGACGGCCGCAGCCACCTCGACGGCGACGTCGCTGTCAACCCGCGCGGTGGGCTGCTTGGCTGTGGGCATCCACTTGGCGCGACGGGCATCTCGCAGGCCCTCGAGGTCACCCAGCAGTTCCAAGGGGAAGTATCGGAGGACAGACACGTCGCAGATGCATCGACCGGCCTCATCCACAACTTAAGCGGGAGTGGCTCGGTCCACAGCGTCATGGTCTTAGACCGTGATCCACAATGA
- a CDS encoding long-chain fatty acid--CoA ligase: MKEYELTLQVMLERATSLFGHKEIVSEEPDGSTYRYTYDDAYDRISQLANALDDLGVDPNARLSVMAINHHRHYELYFGLACSGRSIHMTNHMLPDEHLVEIVNEAEDEIVFVDPAFIDTVENVADQFETVEQYVILDDDVPETGLEPVIAYEDLLEGQDTEYDWPTLDEDREAGICYTSGTTGLPKGASYSHRDLYLHTVTHSHVDVFGISENDTVMPVVPMYHVNAWGLPYTATMCGSKLVLPGPKTGAEEIAELIDRENVTVTAAVTTVWLEMAEFYDERDDVELESLERVLIGGTSPPEWLMEKFDKEIGAPIQQGYGMTEAAPHLVNTMTTSEVQELSESERYQQQMKPGLPAPGVQIRLRDPDGEPVPHDGESTGEIQARSPWLIDEYYDRPDETRQVFTDDGWFKTGDVGVIDEYGYLEVVDRLDDVIKSGGEWISSLELENELMAHDAVEEATVINIEHEKWDERPVAYVVQRANVTEDGLKEHLLERFPKWWLPDQIVFIESIPKTTTGKFDKKVLRDEFESAHGTLPVDE, encoded by the coding sequence ATGAAAGAGTACGAACTCACGCTGCAAGTCATGCTCGAGCGGGCTACAAGCCTGTTCGGCCACAAGGAAATCGTCTCGGAAGAACCCGACGGATCGACCTACCGATATACGTACGACGACGCGTACGACCGGATCAGCCAGCTCGCAAACGCGCTGGACGACCTCGGCGTCGATCCGAATGCGCGTCTGTCGGTGATGGCGATCAACCACCACCGCCACTACGAGCTGTACTTCGGGCTTGCCTGTAGCGGGCGGAGCATCCACATGACCAACCACATGCTCCCCGACGAACACCTCGTCGAGATCGTCAACGAAGCCGAGGACGAAATCGTCTTCGTCGACCCCGCGTTCATCGACACCGTCGAAAACGTTGCCGACCAGTTCGAAACCGTCGAGCAGTACGTGATCCTCGACGACGATGTCCCAGAGACCGGTCTCGAGCCGGTCATCGCCTATGAGGACTTGCTCGAGGGTCAGGACACCGAGTACGACTGGCCAACGCTCGACGAGGACCGTGAAGCCGGGATCTGCTATACGTCCGGCACGACCGGGCTTCCGAAGGGGGCGTCGTACTCTCACCGAGATCTCTATCTCCACACCGTCACCCACAGCCACGTCGATGTCTTCGGGATCAGCGAGAACGATACCGTGATGCCCGTCGTCCCGATGTACCACGTCAACGCCTGGGGGTTGCCCTACACCGCGACGATGTGCGGTTCGAAACTCGTCTTGCCGGGGCCAAAGACCGGTGCCGAGGAAATCGCCGAACTCATCGACCGGGAGAACGTGACCGTTACGGCCGCGGTGACGACAGTCTGGCTCGAGATGGCCGAGTTCTACGACGAGCGCGACGATGTCGAACTCGAGAGCCTCGAACGGGTCCTCATCGGTGGTACGTCGCCGCCGGAGTGGCTCATGGAGAAATTTGACAAGGAAATCGGCGCGCCGATCCAGCAGGGATACGGAATGACCGAGGCCGCGCCCCACCTCGTCAACACAATGACTACCTCCGAGGTGCAGGAACTCTCTGAGAGCGAGCGCTACCAGCAGCAAATGAAACCGGGCCTCCCCGCGCCCGGCGTCCAGATCCGGCTGCGGGACCCAGATGGTGAGCCCGTTCCCCACGACGGGGAGTCCACCGGCGAGATACAGGCGCGCTCGCCGTGGCTCATCGACGAGTACTACGACCGGCCCGACGAGACTCGGCAGGTGTTCACCGATGATGGCTGGTTCAAGACCGGCGATGTCGGCGTGATCGACGAATATGGCTACCTCGAGGTCGTCGACCGACTCGACGACGTCATCAAGAGCGGCGGGGAATGGATCTCCTCGCTGGAACTCGAGAACGAGCTAATGGCCCACGACGCCGTCGAAGAGGCGACGGTGATCAACATCGAACACGAAAAATGGGATGAGCGGCCGGTCGCTTACGTTGTCCAGCGTGCGAACGTCACCGAGGACGGACTGAAAGAACACCTCCTCGAGCGGTTCCCGAAGTGGTGGCTGCCGGACCAGATCGTCTTCATCGAGTCGATTCCGAAGACGACGACCGGAAAGTTCGACAAGAAGGTGCTGCGCGACGAGTTCGAGTCGGCGCACGGAACGCTGCCAGTCGACGAGTAG
- a CDS encoding fumarylacetoacetate hydrolase family protein, producing the protein MRFVRFDDDRLGLLTDDGIVDVTDRLGLETADPLKEYARNNLDASEYADADPDYDRDEVRIESPVRRPGKVIAAPLNYENHVEEALADKDIVTDEWFTIEDKGYFLKAPSSVAGPEDGIELPFTDRRVDHEIELAFVMGEDVKDIDAEDVWDAVLGYTILLDVSVRGDQDRSNRKSYDTFTIIGPCVATPDEVGDPHDLEMELQLNGETKQQQNTGGMIYSCADVVEYASIGATIEAGDVITTGTPEGVSALSGGDTIDAEIENVGAMTVDVSERNVAFEDVNVQKSQQDE; encoded by the coding sequence ATGCGATTCGTCAGATTCGACGACGACCGACTAGGCTTGCTGACCGACGATGGTATCGTAGACGTCACTGATCGACTCGGGCTCGAGACAGCCGATCCGCTGAAGGAGTACGCCCGGAACAACCTGGATGCGAGCGAGTACGCGGACGCAGACCCCGACTACGACCGCGACGAGGTTCGTATCGAGTCACCCGTTCGCCGACCTGGAAAGGTGATCGCCGCACCGTTGAACTACGAGAACCACGTCGAAGAGGCTCTCGCAGACAAAGACATCGTCACCGACGAGTGGTTTACCATCGAGGACAAAGGCTACTTCCTCAAAGCACCCTCGAGCGTCGCCGGCCCCGAAGACGGCATTGAACTCCCGTTCACAGATCGGCGGGTCGACCACGAGATCGAACTCGCGTTCGTGATGGGCGAGGATGTCAAAGACATCGATGCGGAGGACGTCTGGGACGCCGTCCTTGGTTACACAATCTTGCTCGATGTCTCCGTTCGTGGCGATCAGGACCGTTCGAACCGCAAATCCTACGATACGTTCACGATCATCGGCCCCTGCGTCGCCACGCCTGACGAGGTTGGTGACCCGCACGACCTCGAGATGGAGCTCCAGCTCAACGGCGAGACCAAACAGCAGCAAAACACAGGCGGAATGATCTACAGCTGTGCCGATGTCGTCGAGTACGCCTCAATCGGTGCGACTATCGAAGCCGGCGATGTCATCACGACCGGAACGCCGGAAGGCGTCAGCGCACTCTCCGGCGGTGACACCATCGACGCCGAAATCGAGAACGTCGGCGCGATGACTGTCGATGTCTCCGAACGCAATGTTGCCTTCGAGGACGTCAACGTCCAGAAGAGTCAGCAGGACGAGTGA
- a CDS encoding 3-hydroxyacyl-CoA dehydrogenase/enoyl-CoA hydratase family protein: protein MKVDTVQRVAVLGAGSMGHGIAEVAAIGGYDVTMRDIEEEFVQDGYDDIEWSLEKLESKGRIDESAEAVLERVDTTTDLADAVANADLVIEAVPEQLEIKEDTFSTVDEHAPDHAILASNTSSLSISDIAAVTDRPEQVVGMHFFNPPVKMDLVEVTYGEATTDETAELAYEWAESVDKRPIYVRKDVHGFVVNTVLVPFMEEAAWMLSNDETTVQETDAAMVYERGYPMGPFELNDFGGIDIAYHFRDESGQPVPPAIEEKVENDNLGRKSGKGFYDYADDGDGVDYQPEDAGNYDTLRTEAVMINKAAWLIGNDVATPEEIDIGLRLGGSFPEGMCRRGDRLGLDIVLEKLESLYDEYGAERYEPADYLVELVEEGWTGEDAGKGFFDYRVDPPTHYINWEIDDDGVLTIELDRQERMNSMSDDMFMEVDRLLKNVDDEEVSCIVFEGAGRAFSSGADITGFTADDPAEIMDVDEMFQTVYEFDRPTVAKIHGFCLGAGIELALACDIRVATEDATIGTPETNLGVIPGGGATQRLVRLIGEARTKEMVYRALQFDGEQAEEWGIVNHAVPADDLEDTVDDIVDDLVSGPPVALKAAKQVIQNGPEASLETALEMEKQAFAVLATTDDMLEGVTAFREDREPNFTGE from the coding sequence ATGAAGGTTGACACAGTGCAACGAGTAGCAGTACTTGGGGCCGGTAGTATGGGCCATGGTATCGCGGAGGTTGCCGCGATCGGTGGCTACGATGTGACGATGCGTGACATCGAAGAAGAATTCGTCCAAGACGGCTACGACGACATCGAATGGAGCCTCGAGAAACTCGAATCGAAAGGCCGGATTGACGAGTCCGCTGAGGCTGTCCTCGAGCGGGTCGATACGACGACAGACCTCGCTGATGCCGTCGCAAACGCTGACCTCGTGATCGAAGCCGTTCCCGAACAACTCGAGATCAAAGAAGACACGTTCTCGACGGTCGACGAGCACGCGCCCGATCACGCAATCTTGGCGTCGAACACCTCGAGTCTCTCAATTTCGGACATCGCAGCGGTGACCGACCGTCCGGAACAGGTCGTCGGCATGCACTTCTTCAATCCGCCCGTGAAGATGGATCTCGTCGAAGTGACCTACGGCGAGGCGACGACGGACGAGACGGCTGAACTCGCCTACGAGTGGGCCGAGTCGGTCGACAAGCGCCCGATCTACGTCCGCAAGGACGTCCACGGCTTCGTCGTCAACACCGTCCTCGTCCCATTCATGGAGGAGGCAGCCTGGATGCTCTCGAACGACGAGACGACGGTCCAGGAGACCGATGCCGCAATGGTCTACGAACGAGGCTACCCGATGGGGCCATTCGAACTCAATGACTTCGGTGGGATCGATATCGCCTACCACTTCCGCGATGAGTCCGGCCAGCCCGTTCCCCCGGCTATCGAGGAAAAAGTCGAGAACGACAACCTCGGCCGAAAGAGCGGCAAGGGATTCTACGACTATGCGGACGACGGCGACGGCGTCGACTATCAGCCCGAGGACGCGGGCAACTACGATACCCTTCGCACGGAAGCGGTGATGATCAACAAGGCCGCCTGGCTCATCGGCAACGACGTCGCCACACCCGAGGAGATCGATATCGGACTCCGACTTGGCGGCAGTTTCCCCGAAGGGATGTGCCGACGCGGCGACCGCCTCGGCCTCGACATCGTCCTCGAGAAACTCGAGTCACTGTACGACGAGTACGGTGCTGAGCGCTATGAACCAGCCGACTATCTCGTTGAACTTGTCGAGGAGGGCTGGACCGGCGAGGACGCCGGGAAGGGCTTCTTCGACTATCGGGTCGATCCGCCCACCCACTACATTAACTGGGAAATCGACGACGACGGCGTCCTCACGATTGAACTTGACCGCCAAGAGCGGATGAACTCAATGTCTGACGACATGTTCATGGAAGTCGACCGACTCCTGAAGAACGTTGACGACGAGGAAGTCTCCTGTATCGTCTTCGAAGGAGCTGGCCGAGCGTTTAGCTCCGGGGCAGACATCACCGGCTTCACTGCTGACGACCCAGCCGAGATCATGGACGTCGACGAGATGTTCCAGACCGTCTACGAGTTCGACCGGCCGACGGTCGCGAAGATTCACGGCTTTTGTCTCGGTGCAGGGATCGAACTCGCACTCGCCTGTGATATCCGCGTCGCGACAGAAGATGCAACGATTGGAACGCCCGAGACGAATCTCGGTGTGATCCCCGGCGGTGGCGCGACCCAGCGACTCGTCCGCCTCATCGGCGAAGCCCGGACGAAAGAGATGGTCTATCGCGCCCTGCAGTTCGACGGCGAGCAGGCCGAAGAGTGGGGCATCGTCAACCACGCCGTTCCGGCCGACGACCTCGAGGACACCGTCGACGACATCGTCGACGATTTGGTCTCGGGGCCACCAGTCGCGCTCAAAGCCGCCAAGCAGGTTATCCAGAACGGCCCGGAAGCCAGCCTCGAGACGGCACTGGAGATGGAGAAACAGGCATTTGCCGTGCTCGCGACGACCGACGACATGCTCGAGGGCGTAACGGCGTTCCGAGAGGATCGCGAACCGAACTTCACAGGTGAGTGA